In Polynucleobacter sp. TUM22923, one genomic interval encodes:
- the ubiB gene encoding ubiquinone biosynthesis regulatory protein kinase UbiB yields MRRLARLSFIFFTAWRYGLLPLLRDILKPGMRRGLLSIICWTSPGEALPRGMRIRLALEALGPIFVKFGQVLSTRRDLLPEDIANELAKLQDQVPPFSNEESCRLIEKALGKPIAEIFLEFDATPVASASVAQVHFGLLRGTEKYPEWEGRAVAIKVLRPGILPVIEGDLALLYDLAKIIERISEDGRRLKPRENVAEFDTHLHDELDLMREAANASQLRRYFADSTKLMIPEMYWDLCHTNVIVMEKMNGISIGRTADLRAAGVDFKKLAADGVEIFFTQVFEHGFFHADMHPGNIMISLEPETFGRFISLDFGIVGALSQSDKSYLALNFLAFFNRDYRRVAELHIESGWVPANTRVEELEGAVRSVCEPYFDRPLKEISLGIVLMRLFQTSRRFKVEIQPQLTLLQKTLLNVEGLARQLDPDLDLWKTAKPILEKWISQQLGWRALVDGVKAEAPGWAQILPTLPRLIAEALSRPPVQLKDQKGELEVLKGLLLQERRTHRLLVGALLFAGGFLAGILLIGSNL; encoded by the coding sequence GTGCGTAGACTTGCCCGACTTTCATTTATTTTCTTTACTGCATGGCGTTATGGTTTGTTACCTTTACTTCGCGATATCCTCAAGCCAGGAATGCGTCGTGGCTTGTTATCAATCATTTGTTGGACATCGCCTGGGGAAGCTTTACCCAGGGGCATGCGAATTCGGTTAGCTTTAGAAGCGCTAGGCCCTATTTTTGTTAAGTTCGGACAAGTACTTTCGACTCGTCGTGACTTATTACCTGAAGATATTGCAAATGAATTGGCAAAGTTACAGGATCAAGTCCCACCCTTTTCTAATGAAGAATCTTGCCGCCTTATTGAGAAAGCATTGGGAAAGCCGATTGCAGAAATTTTCCTTGAATTTGATGCGACACCAGTAGCGAGCGCCTCTGTAGCGCAGGTTCACTTTGGTCTTTTACGTGGTACGGAGAAGTACCCAGAGTGGGAGGGTCGTGCTGTTGCCATCAAGGTCTTACGCCCCGGTATCCTCCCAGTAATTGAGGGTGATCTAGCGTTGTTGTATGACTTGGCAAAAATCATTGAACGAATTTCTGAAGATGGCCGTCGTTTAAAGCCTCGCGAGAACGTTGCTGAGTTTGATACTCACTTACATGATGAGTTGGACCTGATGAGGGAGGCTGCAAATGCCAGCCAACTTCGACGCTACTTCGCAGACTCTACTAAGCTGATGATTCCCGAAATGTATTGGGATTTATGCCATACCAATGTCATTGTGATGGAAAAAATGAATGGCATTTCTATTGGACGCACCGCAGATTTAAGAGCTGCAGGGGTAGACTTTAAAAAATTAGCCGCAGATGGTGTGGAGATCTTTTTTACACAAGTATTTGAGCATGGTTTTTTTCATGCGGATATGCACCCTGGAAACATCATGATTAGCTTGGAGCCAGAAACATTTGGCCGCTTCATTTCGCTTGATTTTGGGATTGTGGGGGCACTGAGTCAGTCTGATAAAAGTTATCTTGCCTTGAATTTCCTTGCCTTTTTCAATCGCGATTACCGACGAGTTGCAGAGTTACATATCGAATCTGGCTGGGTTCCTGCCAATACCCGCGTTGAAGAATTGGAAGGGGCGGTTCGTTCTGTTTGTGAGCCCTATTTTGATCGTCCTTTGAAGGAGATTTCTTTAGGCATTGTATTGATGCGTTTGTTCCAAACTTCGCGACGTTTTAAAGTGGAAATTCAACCTCAACTCACCCTGTTGCAAAAGACCTTATTAAATGTAGAGGGTCTTGCGCGTCAACTTGATCCCGACCTTGATCTTTGGAAGACTGCCAAGCCCATCTTAGAAAAATGGATCAGCCAGCAGCTAGGTTGGCGAGCCTTGGTAGACGGAGTCAAGGCTGAAGCACCTGGATGGGCTCAAATTCTGCCAACCTTACCCCGTTTGATCGCCGAGGCCTTGTCGCGCCCCCCGGTGCAATTAAAAGATCAAAAAGGCGAATTAGAAGTCTTAAAAGGTCTTTTACTGCAAGAAAGGCGTACCCATCGCTTACTGGTTGGGGCTTTACTGTTTGCAGGCGGGTTTTTGGCTGGTATCTTGCTGATTGGCTCGAATCTTTAG
- a CDS encoding TIM44-like domain-containing protein, whose product MNKHFFKAVLVSLSLLFASVGHVDAARLGGGKSFGKAPSAPMQKQVAPTPKPAQQAQPAAPAPAPAAAPSRFGGMGGILGGLAAGLGIGYLLSHFGLGDAASSMITGLLIAVLAGFVLMFVIRKLLPTLSGAGRSPQVPSQGMQRTQMDQAPRQEPAFTPAANAFSGAGAMASQPEPAPFVSTLPPGFDEYAFLENAKQYFVGLQKAWDKVDLVALREFATPEMFATIEQDLSGRADAANQTEVVTLNAQLLGVETVGDTYYCSVQFSGMIREQADAPANNFTEVWNLSKPVTGPGGWVLAGIQQLV is encoded by the coding sequence ATGAATAAGCATTTTTTCAAAGCAGTACTAGTGAGTTTAAGTTTGTTATTTGCTTCTGTTGGCCATGTTGATGCTGCTCGCCTTGGTGGTGGGAAAAGTTTTGGCAAAGCACCAAGTGCGCCAATGCAAAAACAAGTTGCCCCAACCCCAAAACCAGCGCAGCAGGCTCAGCCAGCTGCTCCAGCGCCAGCACCAGCTGCTGCACCCAGTCGCTTTGGGGGTATGGGCGGTATCTTGGGCGGCTTAGCTGCAGGGCTTGGAATTGGTTATCTTTTGTCCCATTTTGGCTTAGGTGATGCTGCCTCATCCATGATCACTGGTCTATTAATAGCAGTGTTGGCAGGCTTTGTATTAATGTTCGTTATTAGAAAGTTGCTACCCACTTTATCTGGAGCAGGCCGTAGCCCACAAGTACCATCTCAGGGCATGCAGCGTACCCAGATGGATCAGGCGCCTAGACAGGAGCCCGCATTTACACCGGCTGCAAATGCTTTTAGCGGAGCTGGTGCCATGGCCTCTCAGCCCGAACCTGCACCGTTTGTGTCAACATTGCCGCCAGGATTCGATGAATACGCCTTTTTAGAAAATGCTAAGCAGTATTTTGTGGGTTTGCAAAAAGCCTGGGACAAGGTTGACTTAGTAGCTTTACGTGAGTTTGCGACACCAGAGATGTTTGCGACGATTGAGCAAGATCTCTCTGGTCGTGCTGATGCCGCTAATCAAACGGAAGTAGTAACGCTGAATGCCCAGTTATTGGGTGTTGAGACTGTTGGCGATACTTATTACTGCAGTGTTCAGTTTTCCGGCATGATTCGTGAGCAGGCCGATGCGCCTGCTAATAACTTTACTGAGGTTTGGAATCTCAGTAAGCCGGTAACTGGTCCTGGTGGTTGGGTACTGGCGGGTATCCAGCAGTTAGTTTAA
- the ubiE gene encoding bifunctional demethylmenaquinone methyltransferase/2-methoxy-6-polyprenyl-1,4-benzoquinol methylase UbiE, with amino-acid sequence MSKTHFGYQSVDEAEKAGKVAEVFHSVASKYDVMNDFMSFGLHRLWKKVTIARAQVRPGQKVLDIAGGTGDLAGAFARAAGWGQNHDAQVWLSDINASMLGVGRDRQLDQGLALPCVQFDAEKIPFPGNHFDVVTVAFGLRNMTHKDVALGEMLRVIKPGGRVLVLEFSQPDAFLKPVYDAYSFKVLPWLGEKIAQDAESYRYLAESIRMHPDAQALKELMLSVGFDEVDTHRMTGGIVALHIGIKY; translated from the coding sequence ATGAGCAAAACGCATTTTGGATATCAGAGTGTCGATGAGGCAGAAAAAGCGGGAAAGGTCGCAGAGGTTTTTCACTCGGTAGCAAGTAAATATGATGTGATGAATGACTTTATGTCATTCGGCCTACATCGCTTGTGGAAAAAAGTGACGATCGCTCGTGCCCAAGTTCGTCCCGGCCAAAAGGTTTTGGATATCGCCGGTGGAACCGGAGATCTCGCGGGGGCATTTGCCCGCGCAGCGGGTTGGGGGCAGAATCATGATGCACAAGTGTGGCTAAGTGACATTAATGCATCCATGCTGGGAGTAGGCCGCGATCGTCAGTTAGATCAAGGCCTTGCTCTGCCCTGTGTTCAATTCGACGCAGAAAAAATCCCCTTTCCAGGAAACCATTTTGATGTTGTAACGGTTGCTTTTGGCCTGCGTAATATGACGCACAAAGATGTTGCTTTGGGAGAAATGCTGAGGGTGATTAAGCCAGGAGGGCGAGTCTTAGTCCTCGAGTTCTCTCAACCCGATGCTTTTCTAAAGCCGGTCTATGACGCCTACTCATTTAAGGTTTTACCCTGGTTGGGTGAGAAAATCGCCCAAGATGCTGAAAGTTACCGTTATTTAGCGGAGTCTATTCGTATGCACCCGGATGCACAAGCGCTGAAAGAGTTGATGCTGTCGGTTGGTTTTGATGAAGTTGATACCCATAGGATGACTGGGGGTATCGTTGCTTTGCATATTGGTATTAAATACTGA
- a CDS encoding DUF971 domain-containing protein — MIPTNIVVHQHSKVLELTYQDGHVFRLPFEFLRVVSPSAEVQGHGPGQETLQTGKREVLIANIEPVGHYAIKPSFSDGHDSGLYSWDYLQFLCEHYDSIWKEHLDKLAAAGVDRDAPMNVAGGKSCGTH; from the coding sequence ATGATTCCAACAAATATCGTGGTACACCAGCACTCCAAGGTTTTAGAGTTGACTTATCAGGATGGCCATGTATTTCGTTTGCCATTTGAATTTCTGAGAGTGGTATCTCCTTCTGCTGAAGTCCAAGGACATGGCCCTGGGCAAGAGACTTTACAAACGGGTAAGCGAGAGGTATTGATCGCCAATATTGAGCCAGTTGGTCACTATGCCATCAAACCTTCCTTTTCTGATGGACACGACTCTGGTTTGTATTCTTGGGACTATCTACAGTTTCTCTGTGAGCATTATGACTCCATATGGAAAGAGCATTTAGATAAACTAGCTGCCGCTGGCGTTGATCGAGATGCACCGATGAATGTAGCCGGCGGAAAGTCCTGCGGTACCCACTGA
- a CDS encoding FAD/FMN-binding oxidoreductase — protein MNAPLGLTQLLNADAATPRLREIPYNYTSFSDREIVIRLLGEESWRVLNDLRGVRRTGRSARMLFEVLGDIWVVQRNPFLQDDLLDNANRRQLLIDALWHRLGEVKKRSSGESAEQVRVLLEAANGAVDRFEQGFKEVGEIRKRALKLLGRHTATDNICFDGVSRAAHVTDATDWRVEFPLVVLKPDYESEIPGLVKACIELGLTIVPRGGGTGYTGGAIPLYALSAVINTEKLEQIDGVKSKRLPGVDHEVSTIFTGAGVVTRRVADAADRVGLVFAVDPTSADASCIGGNIAMNAGGKKAVLWGTALDNLASWRMVDPEGNWLDVERLDHNLGKIHIVDQVRFQLTWSDGLSEPGARVLKTEILEVAGKKFRKEGLGKDVTDKFLSGLPGVQKEGCDGLITSATWILHRMPKYMRTVCLEFFGQAREAIPSIVEIKAYLDGLTKDGGPILAGLEHLDDRYLRAVGYSTKSKRNNMPKMVLIGDIAGDNEEAVAAATSEVVRMANLRVGEGFVAVSAEARKKFWLDRARTAAIARHTNAFKINEDVVIPLPRMGEYTDGIERINIELSLKNKLQVLDGLESFLNKSPLPLGKSTEEDDDISTAEILGDRVQQALELIANVRARWSEWLTQMDTYFPDLQNYSLRSSWKSEVRAELRIIFGGLAFEPILSELEAIHKKILRKRVFVALHMHAGDGNVHTNIPVNSDDYEMLQDAHRSVDRIMKLARSLDGVISGEHGIGITKLEYLTEEELKDFRSYKNRVDPEGRFNKGKLMPHADLSMAYTPSFGLMGHESIIMQQSDIGAIADSIKDCLRCGKCKPVCATHVPRANLLYSPRDKILATSLLIEAFLYEEQTRRGISIRHWEMFDDVAAHCTVCHKCLTPCPVNIDFGEVSMNMRNLLRKMGQQKFNPGTAASMFFLNATNPDTINLARKVMIGWGYKAQRLGNDVLRKFARKQTAHPPATVGKPAIKEQVIFFINKKMPGNLPKKTARALLDIEDANYVPIIRDPKTTTADTEAVFYFPGCGSERLFSQVGLATQAMLWEVGVQTVLPPGYLCCGYPQRGNGDFDKAEKMITDNRVLFHRVANTLNYLDIKTVVVSCGTCYDQLAGYQFDQIFPGCRIIDIHEYLLEKGVKLTNVTGVKYMYHDPCHSPMKLQDPMKTVNELIQQEDGKAIEKNERCCGESGTLAVTRPDISTQIRFRKEIEMEKGADALREGNFTGEVKVLTSCPSCLQGLSRFDADSGTTADYIVVEMAQKLLGPDWMQDYVAKANQGGIERVLV, from the coding sequence ATGAACGCACCCTTAGGTTTGACCCAACTATTAAATGCTGATGCGGCCACCCCCCGCCTCCGCGAAATTCCCTACAACTACACCTCATTTTCCGATCGTGAGATCGTGATTCGCCTTCTGGGTGAGGAATCTTGGCGTGTACTGAATGATCTACGTGGAGTTCGTCGTACAGGACGCTCGGCTCGGATGCTATTCGAAGTTTTGGGTGATATTTGGGTAGTTCAACGCAATCCGTTTCTTCAAGATGATTTATTGGATAACGCGAATCGCCGTCAATTACTCATTGATGCTCTCTGGCATCGCCTTGGTGAAGTAAAGAAGCGATCTAGCGGAGAGTCAGCTGAACAAGTACGGGTTTTATTAGAAGCTGCTAATGGCGCTGTAGATCGTTTTGAGCAAGGCTTTAAAGAGGTTGGTGAAATTCGTAAGCGCGCTCTTAAGCTGCTGGGTCGGCATACCGCGACTGACAATATTTGCTTTGATGGCGTATCGCGTGCGGCACACGTTACAGATGCAACAGATTGGCGTGTGGAGTTTCCGTTGGTGGTACTAAAGCCGGATTACGAATCAGAAATTCCTGGTTTAGTGAAGGCCTGTATTGAGTTGGGATTGACCATTGTTCCCCGTGGTGGTGGCACTGGTTATACCGGTGGTGCTATTCCGCTTTATGCATTGTCAGCAGTCATTAATACTGAAAAGCTTGAGCAAATCGATGGCGTTAAAAGTAAGCGCTTGCCAGGTGTAGATCACGAGGTCTCAACCATTTTTACGGGTGCAGGTGTAGTGACTCGTCGTGTCGCAGACGCAGCAGATCGTGTCGGATTGGTATTTGCAGTGGATCCTACGTCAGCTGATGCTAGTTGCATCGGTGGCAATATTGCCATGAATGCAGGCGGTAAAAAAGCAGTTCTTTGGGGTACTGCATTAGATAACTTAGCTAGTTGGCGGATGGTAGACCCAGAAGGTAACTGGTTAGACGTTGAGCGTCTTGACCACAATTTGGGAAAAATTCATATAGTGGATCAGGTGCGCTTTCAGTTAACCTGGTCTGATGGCTTAAGCGAGCCGGGTGCACGTGTGCTCAAAACAGAAATACTAGAAGTTGCGGGGAAGAAATTTCGTAAAGAGGGTTTGGGTAAAGACGTTACCGATAAGTTTTTATCTGGCTTACCAGGCGTTCAAAAAGAGGGCTGCGATGGCCTTATTACCAGTGCTACTTGGATCTTGCATCGCATGCCAAAGTACATGCGCACTGTTTGTTTGGAGTTTTTTGGACAAGCCCGAGAAGCGATTCCTAGCATTGTTGAAATTAAGGCTTACCTCGATGGTTTAACCAAGGATGGCGGACCAATATTGGCTGGCTTAGAGCACTTAGACGATCGGTACTTACGAGCGGTGGGTTACTCAACGAAGTCCAAGCGCAACAACATGCCAAAAATGGTTTTAATTGGGGATATTGCTGGCGATAACGAAGAGGCAGTAGCTGCAGCAACAAGTGAAGTAGTCCGCATGGCTAATCTTCGTGTGGGTGAGGGTTTTGTAGCGGTCAGTGCTGAGGCACGTAAAAAGTTTTGGTTAGACCGTGCCCGTACCGCAGCGATTGCTCGTCACACCAATGCCTTCAAAATTAATGAAGATGTGGTGATTCCCTTGCCTCGCATGGGTGAGTACACCGATGGTATTGAGCGCATCAATATTGAACTGTCTTTAAAAAATAAACTACAAGTTTTAGATGGTCTTGAATCTTTCCTCAATAAGAGTCCATTACCGCTGGGTAAGTCGACTGAGGAAGATGACGACATCTCGACCGCAGAAATCTTAGGCGATCGCGTACAGCAGGCGCTTGAATTGATTGCCAATGTGCGGGCGCGATGGTCTGAGTGGTTAACTCAGATGGATACCTATTTTCCGGATTTGCAAAATTACAGTCTGCGTTCTTCCTGGAAATCAGAGGTTCGCGCAGAGCTCAGAATCATTTTTGGCGGCTTAGCATTTGAACCGATTTTGAGTGAGCTGGAAGCGATTCACAAGAAGATTTTACGCAAGCGGGTTTTTGTGGCGCTGCATATGCATGCAGGTGATGGCAACGTTCACACCAATATTCCAGTGAACTCAGATGATTATGAGATGTTGCAAGACGCACATCGCTCTGTTGATCGCATTATGAAGCTAGCGCGCTCTTTAGATGGCGTGATTTCAGGAGAGCATGGAATTGGTATTACGAAGTTGGAGTACTTGACGGAAGAAGAGTTAAAAGATTTCCGTAGTTACAAAAATCGCGTGGATCCCGAGGGTCGATTTAATAAAGGCAAGTTGATGCCTCATGCTGATCTAAGTATGGCTTATACCCCCAGCTTTGGTTTAATGGGTCATGAGTCCATCATCATGCAGCAGAGTGACATTGGCGCGATTGCTGACAGCATCAAAGACTGTTTGCGTTGCGGTAAGTGCAAACCAGTTTGCGCAACGCATGTACCACGCGCTAACTTACTCTACAGTCCACGTGACAAAATTTTAGCTACTTCGTTGCTGATTGAAGCCTTCTTATATGAAGAGCAAACCCGCCGCGGCATTTCGATTCGGCACTGGGAAATGTTTGATGACGTTGCAGCACATTGCACAGTTTGTCATAAGTGTTTGACGCCTTGCCCAGTGAATATTGACTTTGGTGAAGTGTCGATGAATATGCGTAATTTATTGCGCAAAATGGGGCAGCAAAAATTCAATCCCGGCACGGCAGCATCCATGTTCTTTTTGAATGCGACTAACCCAGATACGATTAACTTGGCCCGTAAAGTCATGATTGGCTGGGGTTACAAAGCGCAACGCTTGGGTAATGACGTATTGCGCAAGTTTGCCCGTAAGCAAACGGCTCATCCACCGGCTACTGTTGGTAAGCCTGCGATAAAAGAACAGGTGATCTTCTTCATTAACAAGAAAATGCCTGGAAATTTGCCTAAGAAAACTGCTAGAGCCTTGCTTGATATTGAAGATGCAAACTACGTGCCAATTATTCGGGATCCCAAAACAACGACGGCAGATACTGAGGCAGTATTTTATTTCCCGGGCTGTGGCTCCGAGCGTTTGTTTTCGCAGGTGGGATTGGCAACGCAAGCAATGTTATGGGAGGTCGGTGTCCAAACAGTATTGCCTCCGGGCTATCTGTGCTGCGGATATCCTCAGCGCGGTAATGGTGATTTCGATAAAGCTGAAAAAATGATTACCGACAATCGGGTTCTTTTTCATCGCGTGGCGAATACCTTAAATTACTTGGATATCAAGACGGTAGTAGTTTCTTGTGGAACTTGCTATGACCAATTAGCGGGCTATCAGTTTGATCAGATTTTCCCTGGATGTCGCATTATTGATATTCATGAATACCTGCTGGAAAAAGGCGTGAAGCTAACAAATGTGACTGGGGTTAAATATATGTATCACGACCCATGCCATTCTCCGATGAAGTTGCAAGATCCGATGAAGACGGTCAATGAGTTGATACAGCAAGAAGACGGCAAGGCCATAGAGAAGAATGAACGTTGCTGTGGTGAGTCGGGAACCTTAGCAGTGACTCGTCCTGATATCTCAACACAAATACGCTTCCGTAAAGAGATTGAAATGGAGAAGGGTGCCGATGCTTTGCGTGAAGGTAATTTCACGGGTGAAGTGAAGGTTCTGACTAGTTGCCCATCGTGTTTGCAGGGTCTCAGCCGTTTTGATGCTGATAGCGGAACTACCGCAGATTACATCGTAGTCGAGATGGCTCAGAAATTATTAGGCCCAGATTGGATGCAAGACTATGTTGCTAAAGCCAATCAAGGTGGCATTGAAAGGGTATTGGTTTAA